A region from the Oncorhynchus tshawytscha isolate Ot180627B linkage group LG26, Otsh_v2.0, whole genome shotgun sequence genome encodes:
- the arglu1a gene encoding arginine and glutamate-rich protein 1-A isoform X1 — translation MGRSRSRSSSRSKHSKSSKHSKKRSRSRSRDKERSKKRSKSREAKRNRRRESRSRSRSATVSTRRERERAVTPPERIDIFGRTLSKRSALDEKQRKEEEEKKVEMERQRKINPPLFLSPPMPCSRQVEIEEKLIEEETARRVEELVAKRVEEELEKRRDEIEREVLRRVEEAKRIMERQLLEELERQRHAELQAQKAREEEETSKREELEKILEENNRKIADAQAKLAEEQLRIVEEQRKIHEERMKLDQDRQRQQKEEQKMILGKGKSRPKLSFSLKATE, via the exons ATGGGTCGCTCGAGGAGTCGCAGTTCGTCCCGTTCCAAACACTCCAAAAGCAGCAAGCACAGCAAAAAACGGAGCCGGTCGCGTTCAAGGGACAAGGAGAGGTCCAAGAAGCGATCCAAGTCCCGTGAAGCGAAGAGGAACCGGCGCAGAGAGTCGCGTTCTCGTTCCCGGTCAGCCACAGTCTCGACCcgcagggaaagggagagagcggTCACACCGCCGGAGAGAATCGACATATTCGGCAGGACGTTGAGCAAGAGAAGCGCCTTGGACGAAaaacagagaaaagaggaggaggagaagaaggttgagatggaaagacagaggaagat caaccctcccctctttctctccccacccaTGCCGTGCAGCCGTCaggtggagatagaggagaagCTGATCGAGGAGGAGACGGCGCGTCGCGTGGAGGAGCTGGTGGCCAAGCGGGTGGAGGAGGAGCTGGAGAAACGTAGGGACGAGATCGAGCGGGAGGTGCTGCGGCGTGTGGAGGAGGCCAAGCGCATCATGGAGCGCCAGCTGTTGGAGGAGCTGGAGAGACAGAGGCATGCCGAGCTGCAGGCCCAGAAGGCCAGAGAG GAGGAAGAAACATCCAAACGGGAGGAGCTGGAGAAAATCTTGGAGGAGAATAACCGCAAGATTGCCGATGCTCAGGCCAAGCTG GCCGAGGAGCAGTTGCGTATCGTAGAGGAGCAGAGAAAGATTCACGAGGAGAGGATGAAGCTGGATCAGGATCGCCAGCGGCAGCAGAAGGAGGAGCAGAAAATGATCCTGGGCAAGGGAAAGTCCCGGCCCAagctctccttctccctcaagGCCACCGAATga
- the arglu1a gene encoding arginine and glutamate-rich protein 1-A isoform X2 — MGRSRSRSSSRSKHSKSSKHSKKRSRSRSRDKERSKKRSKSREAKRNRRRESRSRSRSATVSTRRERERAVTPPERIDIFGRTLSKRSALDEKQRKEEEEKKVEMERQRKIRQVEIEEKLIEEETARRVEELVAKRVEEELEKRRDEIEREVLRRVEEAKRIMERQLLEELERQRHAELQAQKAREEEETSKREELEKILEENNRKIADAQAKLAEEQLRIVEEQRKIHEERMKLDQDRQRQQKEEQKMILGKGKSRPKLSFSLKATE, encoded by the exons ATGGGTCGCTCGAGGAGTCGCAGTTCGTCCCGTTCCAAACACTCCAAAAGCAGCAAGCACAGCAAAAAACGGAGCCGGTCGCGTTCAAGGGACAAGGAGAGGTCCAAGAAGCGATCCAAGTCCCGTGAAGCGAAGAGGAACCGGCGCAGAGAGTCGCGTTCTCGTTCCCGGTCAGCCACAGTCTCGACCcgcagggaaagggagagagcggTCACACCGCCGGAGAGAATCGACATATTCGGCAGGACGTTGAGCAAGAGAAGCGCCTTGGACGAAaaacagagaaaagaggaggaggagaagaaggttgagatggaaagacagaggaagat CCGTCaggtggagatagaggagaagCTGATCGAGGAGGAGACGGCGCGTCGCGTGGAGGAGCTGGTGGCCAAGCGGGTGGAGGAGGAGCTGGAGAAACGTAGGGACGAGATCGAGCGGGAGGTGCTGCGGCGTGTGGAGGAGGCCAAGCGCATCATGGAGCGCCAGCTGTTGGAGGAGCTGGAGAGACAGAGGCATGCCGAGCTGCAGGCCCAGAAGGCCAGAGAG GAGGAAGAAACATCCAAACGGGAGGAGCTGGAGAAAATCTTGGAGGAGAATAACCGCAAGATTGCCGATGCTCAGGCCAAGCTG GCCGAGGAGCAGTTGCGTATCGTAGAGGAGCAGAGAAAGATTCACGAGGAGAGGATGAAGCTGGATCAGGATCGCCAGCGGCAGCAGAAGGAGGAGCAGAAAATGATCCTGGGCAAGGGAAAGTCCCGGCCCAagctctccttctccctcaagGCCACCGAATga